Proteins encoded within one genomic window of Diorhabda sublineata isolate icDioSubl1.1 chromosome 1, icDioSubl1.1, whole genome shotgun sequence:
- the LOC130452569 gene encoding peptidoglycan-recognition protein LB-like isoform X3 produces MSLYFFKVIFWSVLVDSVSLTSDPTIVTREEWQAKPPKYTNAMINPVPYVVIHHSYQPPACYNLEDCIKAMKWMQDFHQNTRGWADIGYSFAVGSDGRAYVGRGWSCVGAHAPLYNNRSIGICLIGDWRVELPPEQQLTTVKQLIEMGVREGYIQSNYKLVGHKQFHSCQLGVSTTNTGLQTEPTTQLQL; encoded by the exons TATCGCTAACTTCAGACCCCACGATAGTCACTCGTGAAGAATGGCAAGCCAAACCTCCGAAATATACAAATGCAATGATAAATCCAGTACCGTACGTCGTTATACATCACAGTTATCAACCTCCGGCTTGTTATAATTTAGAAGATTGTATCAAAGCCATGAAATGGATGCaagattttcatcaaaataccAGAGGTTGGGCTGATATAGGCTACAGCTTCGCCGTAGGCAGCGACGGGAGAGCTTACGTAGGAAGAGGTTGGTCATGTGTTGGAGCACACGCACCGCTTTATAACAACAGAAGTATAGGAATTTGTTTAATAGGAGATTGGAgag TGGAACTACCCCCCGAACAGCAATTGACGACAGTTAAACAATTGATAGAAATGGGGGTAAGGGAAGGATATATCCAATCAAATTACAAATTAGTAGGGCACAAACAG ttCCACAGCTGTCAGTTGGGAGTTTCAACCACTAACACCGGACTACAAACTGAACCAACAACTCAACTTCAACTCTAA
- the LOC130452569 gene encoding peptidoglycan-recognition protein LB-like isoform X2, producing MYYTVIFWSVLVDSVSLTSDPTIVTREEWQAKPPKYTNAMINPVPYVVIHHSYQPPACYNLEDCIKAMKWMQDFHQNTRGWADIGYSFAVGSDGRAYVGRGWSCVGAHAPLYNNRSIGICLIGDWRVELPPEQQLTTVKQLIEMGVREGYIQSNYKLVGHKQVREGTECPGDRLYKEIITWSHYFPDPQEIAYRNRSVDVVVPQNVNKDIKNEDDNDENKASIS from the exons TATCGCTAACTTCAGACCCCACGATAGTCACTCGTGAAGAATGGCAAGCCAAACCTCCGAAATATACAAATGCAATGATAAATCCAGTACCGTACGTCGTTATACATCACAGTTATCAACCTCCGGCTTGTTATAATTTAGAAGATTGTATCAAAGCCATGAAATGGATGCaagattttcatcaaaataccAGAGGTTGGGCTGATATAGGCTACAGCTTCGCCGTAGGCAGCGACGGGAGAGCTTACGTAGGAAGAGGTTGGTCATGTGTTGGAGCACACGCACCGCTTTATAACAACAGAAGTATAGGAATTTGTTTAATAGGAGATTGGAgag TGGAACTACCCCCCGAACAGCAATTGACGACAGTTAAACAATTGATAGAAATGGGGGTAAGGGAAGGATATATCCAATCAAATTACAAATTAGTAGGGCACAAACAGGTAAGAGAAGGTACCGAATGTCCAGGAGATAGATtgtataaagaaattattacgTGGTCTCATTATTTCCCCGATCCCCAAGAAATAGCTTATAGAAATAGAAGCGTCGATGTAGTGGTACCTCAAAACGTTAACAAAGATATCAAAAACGAAGAcgataatgatgaaaataaggCGTCGATAAGCTGA
- the LOC130452569 gene encoding peptidoglycan-recognition protein LB-like isoform X1: MSLYFFKVIFWSVLVDSVSLTSDPTIVTREEWQAKPPKYTNAMINPVPYVVIHHSYQPPACYNLEDCIKAMKWMQDFHQNTRGWADIGYSFAVGSDGRAYVGRGWSCVGAHAPLYNNRSIGICLIGDWRVELPPEQQLTTVKQLIEMGVREGYIQSNYKLVGHKQVREGTECPGDRLYKEIITWSHYFPDPQEIAYRNRSVDVVVPQNVNKDIKNEDDNDENKASIS, translated from the exons TATCGCTAACTTCAGACCCCACGATAGTCACTCGTGAAGAATGGCAAGCCAAACCTCCGAAATATACAAATGCAATGATAAATCCAGTACCGTACGTCGTTATACATCACAGTTATCAACCTCCGGCTTGTTATAATTTAGAAGATTGTATCAAAGCCATGAAATGGATGCaagattttcatcaaaataccAGAGGTTGGGCTGATATAGGCTACAGCTTCGCCGTAGGCAGCGACGGGAGAGCTTACGTAGGAAGAGGTTGGTCATGTGTTGGAGCACACGCACCGCTTTATAACAACAGAAGTATAGGAATTTGTTTAATAGGAGATTGGAgag TGGAACTACCCCCCGAACAGCAATTGACGACAGTTAAACAATTGATAGAAATGGGGGTAAGGGAAGGATATATCCAATCAAATTACAAATTAGTAGGGCACAAACAGGTAAGAGAAGGTACCGAATGTCCAGGAGATAGATtgtataaagaaattattacgTGGTCTCATTATTTCCCCGATCCCCAAGAAATAGCTTATAGAAATAGAAGCGTCGATGTAGTGGTACCTCAAAACGTTAACAAAGATATCAAAAACGAAGAcgataatgatgaaaataaggCGTCGATAAGCTGA